The following proteins are co-located in the Besnoitia besnoiti strain Bb-Ger1 chromosome Unknown contig00007, whole genome shotgun sequence genome:
- a CDS encoding uncharacterized protein (encoded by transcript BESB_071260), which yields MAGSSGCGATPPTGSASTSPSGCTLSPDTGGASLGSTVGSRKDVPSARGLEGHIGGSPQTVKAGGSQTASLVGGRGGSVGSFPSKPPERPGSSAGSSIASSAPHHSLSITPHPNLSGPVSSAGGIPRVDQTGVDSDSSVSRASAPDFARKSLDAEAKKLREEGMHGRSHTSGRTASGASAPSPYHVSLPEPTSSSTETLSNTSLGSTSYGSSGGSLRPPAAADSPPHQRRGPEQNVAAPTRSSCPSAPSASAALFVPSSVPPPASFGVPQVDRLCSPQKFHASVSSAGSLLDADKPRTVLSPCQPSSAAVPLLSQGAPHPSSVDFLSVQNFTAGPSTQHPIFVNGKNAPSSEPSKEYTTRAENGEEDDDFLGDSFVVVEAVEGREEAPGCAFSPPPLRFPSHCFSADGLWDSEGSKGDFAVSVSDPETRSTGPLGRFTLYLVSGLTVGGVPFACRKRYSDFEWLRQQLVQSFPGVFVPPIPRKQKLGRFDNSFVENRRQGLQEFLQRLFSRRHLAKCSIFVGWLTRSAESGMDQFKKDFAARSLAEQLEEFQETFRAQLEGANGRGTRAESDRFIVFKQFLAKQLTILEELHRQFSRLASLSRSQFGCVSALQNLLRDTCAIEENLVRQLPDLPIPAVRCDLASLVSLQRACLVASPAHNYDVMQQVVAKEFDDTECMLEAVGSLERLVQLKHQAQAQIGREETSLRSVLRSSRGSWLQAFVHRKDKDAQISELRASLDALKMQVQVLEQWAEASRLVWVNVEMPKLVTAKSIAFTRAAQAFIDRQQQQFLQEARVWQAYGIRTGASDPQAPSTQNAPLPLRPFGEWEATREL from the coding sequence ATGGCGGGTTCTTCTGGCTGTGGAGCGACTCCTCCCACCGGCTCAGCTTCGACTTCGCCTTCCGGGTGCACTCTGTCGCCTGACACTGGCGGGGCTTCTCTAGGCTCCACGGTCGGGTCGCGCAAGGACGTGCCAAGCGCCAGGGGCTTGGAAGGACATATCGGGGGCTCTCCGCAGACAGTCAAGGCAGGAGGGAGCCAGACAGCCTCTTTAGTCGGGGGACGCGGCGGGTCGGTGGGCTCCTTTCCTTCTAAGCCGCCGGAGAGACCAGGGTCGTCGGCCGGCTCTTCGATAGCCTCTTCGGCACCTCATCACTCCTTGTCAATCACTCCGCATCCCAACCTGAGTGGACCTGTGTCCTCCGCGGGAGGCATCCCGCGCGTCGATCAAACAGGTGTTGACTCAGACTCCTCCGTTTCTCGCGCGAGCGCACCGGATTTCGCGCGTAAGAGCCTGGACGCCGAGGCAAAGAAACTGCGGGAAGAGGGCATGCACGGACGCTCCCACACCAGCGGCCGTACCGCCAGCGGAGCTTCAGCGCCATCTCCGTACCACGTGTCCCTTCCAGAGCCTACGTCTTCCTCCACTGAGACGTTATCAAATACGTCGTTGGGGTCTACCAGCTACGGCAGTTCAGGCGGGTCCCtgaggccgccagcggcagcggacTCGCCTCCGCATCAGCGGCGGGGTCCTGAACAAAACGTGGCTGCGCCAACACGCAGCTCCTGTCCCAGTGCACcatctgcctctgctgcgctgtTTGTTCCTTCCTCAGTTCCTCCTCCAGCATCTTTTGGAGTTCCTCAGGTTGACAGGCTCTGCTCTCCGCAGAAGTTCCACGCGAGTGTCAGTTCAGCCGGCTCTCTGCTGGACGCGGACAAACCGCGAACTGTTCTGAGTCCCTGTCAGCCTAGTTCCGCCGCCGTTCCTTTGTTGTCGCAAGGGGCGCCTCACCCGTCCAGCGTGGATTTTTTGTCAGTTCAGAATTTTACCGCCGGTCCCAGCACTCAGCATCCCATTTTTGTAAATGGAAAGAATGCACCGTCTTCCGAGCCTAGCAAGGAGTATACGACGAGAGCAGAGAacggggaagaagacgacgattTCCTGGGCGACTCCTTCGTGGTTGTGGAAGCAGTCGAAGGccgggaggaggcgcctggctgtgcgttttctccgccccccctccgcttTCCGAGTCACTGCTTCTCGGCTGACGGTCTGTGGGACTCAGAGGGCTCAAAAGGAGACTTCGCGGTTTCTGTATCTGATCCCGAGACACGATCCACGGGGCCGCTCGGGCGGTTCACGCTGTATCTCGTTAGCGGCTTGACAGTTGGCGGCGTGCCGTTTGCATGCAGGAAACGGTATAGCGATTTTGAGTGGCTTCGACAGCAGCTTGTTCAGTCTTTTCCGGGTGTGTTCGTGCCTCCCATTCCGCGGAAGCAGAAGCTCGGACGCTTTGACAACTCGTTCGTTGAAAATCGTCGCCAGGGCCTCCAGGAATTCCTCCAGCGGCTCTTCAGTCGCCGGCACCTCGCAAAGTGCTCCATCTTCGTGGGTTGGCTTACGCggagcgcagagagcggaatGGATCAATTTAAGAAGGATTTCGCAGCGCGGTCTCTAGCGGAGCAGCTTGAGGAGTTTCAGGAGACTTTCCGAGCCCAGCTGGAGGGCGCCAACGGCCGCGGCACGCGAGCGGAAAGCGACCGGTTTATTGTATTCAAGCAGTTTCTGGCCAAGCAATTGACAATTCTGGAAGAGTTGCATCGTCAGTTTAGCCGGCTCGCGTCTCTAAGTCGTTCCCAGTTCGGCTGCGTATCGGCCCTACAGAATCTGCTCAGAGACACCTGCGCCATCGAGGAGAACCTCGTGAGGCAGCTTCCGGATCTCCCGATTCCGGCTGTGCGGTGCGATCTTGCCTCTCTTGtgtcgctgcagagggcgtGCCTGGTCGCATCGCCTGCGCACAACTACGATGTCATGCAGCAAGTTGTCGCGAAGGAGTTTGATGATACAGAGTGCATGCTGGAAGCCGTGGGCAGCCTTGAGCGTCTGGTTCAGCTCAAGCATcaagcgcaggcgcagatCGGCCGCGAGGAAACTTCGCTGCGGAGTGTTCTGAGGAGTTCTCGGGGGAGTTGGCTTCAGGCATTTGTACACCGTAAGGACAAAGACGCGCAGATTTCTGAACTCCGTGCCTCTCTCGATGCCCTCAAAATGCAGGTTCAAGTCCTCGAGCAGTGggcagaggcctcgcgctTGGTCTGGGTAAACGTGGAAATGCCTAAACTCGTGACGGCGAAGAGCATTGCTTTCACCCGCGCGGCACAGGCATTCATCGATCGGCAACAACAACAGTTCCttcaggaggcgcgcgtctggcAAGCGTACGGAATCCGCACCGGAGCCTCGGATCCTCAGGCGCCCTCAACTCAGAATGCGCCGCTCCCCCTCAGACCCTTCGGTGAATGGGAGGCTACGAGGGAGCTGTAA
- a CDS encoding insulin-degrading enzyme (encoded by transcript BESB_071250), giving the protein MDAGAPGARGGPAGEVDRHLLALPDADFPSPRRQAGVLQRNSSMGTSDGSMVLDPPSGLTHAASYFGSVADDDEAAGDDISRSPVDSHYDAQDDVDRLSDLGNFIQGGLTGRASNLWNYFAQRSSFAIDNFLQQHRLQQPFAGQAACQEELLTDRSPSSTAEELRALSYPKYVFLLLTSFFSTDLVKQKLSRITFMEALEHFDLFNDLFFLMRVAWAIHRGIHWRENNSAKFVMAWLVATYIISCCAYSLRRFLIYNRISQKFTSLFHPFLVFKEIRRAGEESPEVLFMFERLCWTYQLLMRVIEDLPQVLLSILFLINQGRDTYAMIMISYSSTMFFITTIRMGLRYPFKGTLYLLLSSEPPVDDPVALEAAPTTYYMTLFMSGVFALWSVTYLFTLRYVNKVWRVLMIMLAAGFALLSLFCLLLFVYYRRQSEVNVDEAFLGGASREGENQNGQGRSSLVSEI; this is encoded by the exons ATGGATGCCGGAGCCCCAGGGGCCAGGGGAGGCCCCGCCGGCGAAGTCGACCGCCACCTCCTCGCACTGCCGGACGCCGACTTCCCCTCGCCGAGGAGA CAAGCAGGCGTCTTGCAAAGGAACAGCTCCATGGGAACGTCTGACGGCTCGATGGTCCTCGACCCGCCCAGCGGCCTCACGCACGCCGCTTCCTACTTCGGTAGCGTCGCCGACGatgacgaggcggcgggagaTGACATTTCTCGCT cgcccgtTGACTCGCACTACGACGCTCAGGATGATGTGGATAGACTTTCCGACCTCGGAAACTTCATACAAGGCGG CCTCACAGGTCGAGCCTCGAACCTCTGGAACTACTTCGCGCAGCGGTCGTCCTTCGCCATTGACAACTTCCTTCAGCAGCACCGA ctgcagcagccgttTGCGGGGCAGGCCGCGTGCCAGGAGGAGCTTCTCACAGATAGGTCGCCTTCGTCCACCGCTGAAGAACTCAGAGCTCTGAGTTACCCCAAATacgtttttctccttctcacGAGCTTCTTCTCGACCGACCTCGTCAAGCAGAAACTGTCCCGGATCACCTTCATGGAGGCCCTCGAGCACTTTGACCTATTCAATG ATCTCTTTTTCTTGATGCGCGTCGCGTGGGCAATTCATCGAGGGATTCACTGGCGAGAGAACAACAGTGCGAAATTCGTCATGGCGTGGCTTGTTGCCACCTACATCATTTCGTGCTGCGCGtacagcctccgccgctttcTCATCTACAACCGCATCTCTCAAAAGT tcACATCGCTTTTCCATCCATTCCTGGTCTTCAAAGAGATTCGTCGTGCCGGAGAAGAATCTCCCGAA GTTCTCTTTATGTTTGAAAGGCTGTGCTGGACATACCAGCTCTTGATGCGAGTAATTGAGGATTTGCCGCAAGTCCTCCTTTCCATTCTTTTCCTCATAAACCAAGGACGAGATACATAT GCCATGATCATGATTTCATACAGCAGCACTATGTTCTTCATCACAACGATTCGAATGGGACTACGATATCCTTTTAAGGGCACGCTGTATCTCCTGCTTTCTTCCGAACCGCCGGT CGATGATCCCGTCGCGCTTGAAGCGGCTCCCACGACCTATTACATGACTCTTTTCATGAGTGGAG TTTTCGCTCTCTGGTCCGTCACATATCTCTTCACGCTGCGATACGTCAACAAAGTCTGGCGCGTCT TGATGATCATGCTGGCAGCTGGCTTCGCTCTTCTGAGCCTGTTTTGTCTGCTGCTCTTCGTCTACTATCGACGCCAGAGCGAAGTAAATGTTGACGAGGCTTTTCTCGGTGGAGCGTctcgagaaggagagaacCAGAACGGACAAGGGCGGTCTTCTTTAGTTTCGGAGATATAG
- a CDS encoding uncharacterized protein (encoded by transcript BESB_071270) — protein MLSGSSFPAVFAGGPSAEEGTGVEAKAYYGNEPRLAEPEKEPPADCCGPCCGLSESACERPSRILEKCRAGAVIADSRGPWDAAAGAPVLFFPSTQPSQTQWDKREEGDLTERRCTSTTSASTTLGAKENLSFFCHTSPSSATTDSDNTFGSFSPVALLEASSSSRPSSVTSLLSASLVSLVTGPGGGGCSTPSGGGAVSGSTPSLSFPPSQMADEARLGDGDGPCSPGDGDAAQFSSPLLTSSPAPQSAASTPDAPASFVSEEASRFQRRQFGQPALAAETWAAIERSALLKDADSPEGNSSCLSYAPLCVPVWEEGDGEELRAKDSLGAWPCRRAELEAETSEDTRRLSSPGLIGPVSRCTSGGTPRLTASAAATDESGESPTAVLTGKMCSGSTAADEDRDSALLLLGALRPSTSFPSHVSHASRSTACCTSPPGSPTKLPEMSAFSPAETRVAGSGSEWLSPSSGRSSASSGNQFFSLYSIGAHSQRAGEGETGAEGLEAREELCFFLPSSLAVLSLDAPARPADASQQACAQQKACGDLRAPAGFHGEHVSASTKAAGQGGPAWAQSPGEGLRVSPGFHSQASVLEPCGDFPVPGHGYPEERIDRAPGGQFNLHVTAAASRGTGLRASVATGVSSNQRLASSLQHLGTSGSAFADAGRRPWHDPAASIPPFQGEAARGRGFAEQASGGAFAHAACNVADGLAPACSPGSLSGLRRPYGSFGGSDPRAASAATPFFTRGPTGNIRGPASAAGSVDTAGPPARVEWHTCARGTAGPEGKQSSRYIAAAPDFPAAVPHGPLDACSGSPPASTLGSARGPARAGGFAAHLKEESTCLRLQPGKALRQAPVPRPPRPGVPHAEPAASLGRAPLVSVPSLCESFLNAHSQGPQIISGVDGVHATPGAFAAAGMTAPQRRVAVQGPLDAGKKFGDMLKPPLLGAETADPNGGGVPPPGGLSPSSPMSLTLNRLLAAYSGPVPVHGSADPSATQALPAHAADMAAFSSLAAAPCQRGPQTARAAGAMGSNGDKGRRVPGVKWSAPTAARESAQASRGGRVRVPGSSLVQSIQRAGK, from the coding sequence ATGCTGTCGGGAAGCTCCTTTCCAGCGGTTTTCGCTGGAGGCCCTTCTGCTGAAGAGGGTACCGGCGTCGAAGCCAAAGCGTACTACGGAAATGAGCCGAGACTCGCCGAACCTGAGAAGGAACCCCCTGCGGACTGCTGCGGGCCTTGTTGTGGACTCAGCGAATCTGCTTGCGAGCGGCCTAGCCGAATTCTTGAGAAATGCCGAGCCGGCGCGGTCATCGCAGATTCGCGTGGCCCGTGGGATGCGGCAGCCGGAGCGCCAGTGCTTTTCTTCCCCTCTACTCAGCCCTCGCAGACACAGTGGGATAAGAGGGAAGAAGGGGACTTGACAGAACGCAGGTGCACATCGACAACGTCCGCCTCAACCACGTTGGGGGCGAAGGAGAACttgtcttttttctgtcACACCTCGCCGTCATCCGCAACAACCGACTCGGACAATACCTTCGGATCGTTCTCCCccgtcgcgcttctcgaggcctcgtcgtcctcccgGCCGTCATCTGTCACGTCCCTGCTGTCGGCGTCACTCGTGTCGCTCGTCACGGGccctggggggggggggtgctCCACTCCCAGCGGAGGGGGTGCGGTGAGTGGGTCGACGCCGTCGTTGTCTTTCCCGCCCTCTCAGATGGCGGACGAGGCTCgactcggcgacggcgacggccccTGCTCCCCTGGCGatggcgacgccgcgcagttCTCGAGTCCCTTGCTGACGTCATCGCCCGCTCCACAAAGCGCGGCATCCACTCCAGATGCGCCAGCCAGCTTCGTCTCTGAGGAAGCGAGCCGATTTCAGCGTCGGCAATTCGGGCAACCCGCACTCGCGGCAGAGACGTGGGCGGCTATCGAGCGGTCGGCTCTTCTGAAAGACGCAGATTCGCCGGAGGGGAATTCATCGTGCCTCTCGTACGCGCCCTTATGCGTTCCTGTTtgggaggagggcgacggagaggaacTCCGAGCGAAGGACAGCCTGGGTGCCTGGCCATGCCGCCGggcggagctcgaggccgAGACCAGCGAGGATACCCGGCGCCTGTCATCGCCGGGTCTCATCGGTCCCGTCAGCCGCTGCACGAGTGGGGGCACGCCTCGCCTTacagcctctgcggctgccacAGATGAATCGGGAGAGTCTCCGACCGCCGTGTTGACAGGCAAGATGTGCTCAGGTTCCACCGCAGCTGACGAAGATCGCGACagcgcgctgcttctgctaGGAGCTCTCAGACCATCGACGTCCTTCCCGTCGCACGTGTCTCATGCCTCGCGCTCGACCGCGTGCTGCACGTCGCCCCCCGGGTCTCCGACGAAGCTTCCCGAGATGAGCGCCTTCAGCCCAGCAGAGACCAGAGTCGCGGGCAGTGGGAGCGAGTGGCTGAGCcccagcagcggccgcagcagcgcgagcagcggtAACCAGTTCTTCTCGCTCTACTCCATTGGCGCGCACAGTCAgagggcgggcgaggggGAAACGGGCGCGGAAGGTCTCGAGGCGCGTGAGGAGCTGTGCTTCTTTCTGCCCTCTTCGCTGGCAGTGCTGTCTCTCGACGCCCCAGCTCGGCCTGCAGACGCTTCCCAGCAAGCGTGTGCACAACAGAAGGCGTGCGGAGACCtgcgggcgcccgcgggtTTTCACGGGGAGCACGTGTCGGCGTCAACCAAGGCAGCGGGTCAGGGCGGCCCTGCGTGGGCCCAGTCTCCTGGCGAAGGTCTTCGCGTGAGCCCTGGCTTTCACTCGCAGGCTTCAGTGTTGGAACCGTGCGGTGACTTCCCTGTCCCCGGTCATGGCTACCCGGAGGAGCGGATTGACCGCGCTCCTGGCGGCCAGTTCAACCTTCACGTCACCGCGGCAGCGTCCCGCGGGactggcctccgcgcctctgtaGCCACTGGCGTGTCATCCAATCAGAgactcgcctcctccctccagCACCTAGGGACTTCCGGCTCTGCTTTTGCGGACGCTGGGCGACGCCCTTGGCACGACCCCGCCGCGTCGATTCCGCCTTTCcaaggcgaagcagctcgcGGTCGAGGCTTTGCGGAGCAAGCTTCCGGGGGGGCATTCGCTCACGCCGCGTGTAACGTTGCGGATGGATTGGCGCCGGCCTGTTCGCCCGGCTCGCTCTCTGGGCTGCGTCGACCGTATGGGTCCTTTGGGGGCTCCGAcccccgcgcagcctccgcggccaCCCCTTTTTTCACTCGAGGACCCACGGGAAACATCCGAGGccccgcgtccgctgcgggGTCTGTCGACACCGCAGGCCCCCCTGCCAGAGTGGAGTGGCACACGTGCGCAAGAGGGACGGCAGGGCCGGAAGGAAAGCAGTCGAGCAGGTAcatcgcggccgcgccagaTTTCCCGGCTGCAGTTCCGCACGGCCCCCTGGACGCGTGCTCGGGGTCGCCCCCAGCGAGCACTCTGGGGAGCGCTAGAGGGCCCGCGCGAGCGGGAGGCTTCGCGGCTCACCTCAAAGAAGAATCGACTTGTCTTCGCCTCCAGCCAGGCAAGGCGCTACGTCAGGCGCCGGTGccccgtccgccgcggcccggCGTGCCCCATGCAGAGCCTGCAGCATCGCTCGGCCGTGCGCCACTTGTTTCGGTCCCTTCCCTCTGCGAGAGTTTCCTGAACGCACACTCTCAGGGACCGCAGATTATCTCCGGGGTCGACGGCGTCCACGCGACGCCGGGGGCCTTCGCAGCGGCTGGCATgaccgcgccgcagaggcgtgtAGCCGTCCAGGGCCCTCTGGACGCAGGCAAGAAGTTTGGAGATATGCTGAAGCCTCCCCTCCTCGGGGCCGAGACCGCGGACCCGAATGGGGGAGGAGTCCCCCCTCCTGGCGGTCTGAGCCCTTCGTCGCCCATGTCGCTCACGCTGAATCGTCTGCTGGCTGCGTACTCGGGGCCGGTTCCGGTGCACGGCTCGGCGGATCcctccgcgacgcaggcTCTCCCGGCACACGCAGCAGATATGGCggctttttcctctctggcTGCTGCACCGTGTCAAAGAGgtccgcagacggcgagggccgCCGGGGCAATGGGCAGCAACGGCGACAAGGGGAGGCGGGTGCCGGGGGTTAAGTGGTCAGCCCCGACTGCGGCTAGAGAAAGCGCCCAGGCCTCTCGAGGAGGGCGGGTGAGAGTGCCGGGTAGTTCACTCGTGCAGTCGATACAGCGAGCCGGCAAGTGA